In the Enterococcus saigonensis genome, one interval contains:
- a CDS encoding NUDIX hydrolase N-terminal domain-containing protein: MKKQLALLLNELQGIGQSGKKYGRDVFDQERYEQLLIVTSKLMNLLTNWDDEQIQQYLYTDDGYATPKVDVRSVVFVEDKLLLVKEKSDNSWTLPGGWGDIGYSPFEVAAKETLEEAGISVKPLQLIAVKDKTKHDYPESLTYVYKLFVYCEALDTTVTPGVETRDADFFDQTESKKLKLSLARTSKEDIKEAFAYHHQPKNTVCD; encoded by the coding sequence ATGAAAAAGCAACTGGCACTTTTATTAAATGAATTACAAGGAATAGGTCAATCGGGAAAAAAGTATGGGCGTGATGTCTTTGACCAAGAACGCTATGAGCAATTGTTAATAGTAACAAGTAAGTTAATGAATTTATTGACAAATTGGGATGACGAACAGATTCAACAATATCTTTATACAGATGATGGTTATGCTACTCCTAAAGTAGACGTTCGTAGCGTTGTTTTTGTGGAGGATAAACTTTTATTAGTAAAGGAAAAAAGTGATAATAGTTGGACACTTCCAGGAGGCTGGGGAGATATTGGCTATTCGCCTTTTGAAGTTGCTGCAAAAGAAACGCTAGAAGAAGCGGGGATTTCTGTTAAGCCCTTGCAGTTAATAGCTGTTAAAGATAAGACCAAACATGATTATCCAGAAAGTTTGACCTATGTCTATAAACTTTTCGTCTATTGTGAAGCTTTGGATACAACCGTTACGCCTGGTGTAGAAACTCGAGATGCTGATTTTTTTGATCAAACAGAATCGAAAAAATTAAAATTATCTCTGGCACGAACTTCAAAAGAAGATATTAAAGAAGCCTTTGCTTACCACCACCAACCAAAAAACACTGTTTGTGATTAA